The proteins below come from a single Papaver somniferum cultivar HN1 chromosome 11, ASM357369v1, whole genome shotgun sequence genomic window:
- the LOC113323557 gene encoding vacuolar protein sorting-associated protein 26B-like gives MNFIIGAFKAPCNISITLSDGRTRKQVPLKKENGQTIMVPLFKSQENIIGEVAIEPVHGKKVEHTGVKIELLGQIELYLDRGNFYDFTSLVRELDVPGEIYDKKSYPFEFSTVEMPYETYNGVNVRLRYVLKVTISRNYVNNIVEYQDLVVHNYTPLPPINNSIKMEVGIEDCLHIEFEYSKSKYHLKDVIIGKIYFLLVRIKIKNMELEIRRRESTGSGQNTYVETETLAKYELMDGAPVRGESIPVRLFLSPYELTPTYRNINNKFSVKYYLNLVLVDEEDRRYFKQQEINVFRLLEIS, from the exons ATG aATTTTATAATTGGAGCATTTAAAGCGCCTTGTAACATTTCAATCACATTGTCTGATGGAAGAACTCGCAAACAG GTTCCATTGAAGAAGGAAAATGGACAAACTATTATGGTTCCTCTATTTAAAAGTCAAGAGAACATTATAGGAGAG GTTGCTATAGAACCAGTTCATGGGAAGAAAGTTGAACACACTGGGGTTAAGATTGAGCTTCTTGGTCAGATAG AGCTTTACCTTGACAGGGGAAACTTTTATGACTTTACTTCTCTAG TCAGGGAACTTGATGTGCCTGGTGAGATATATGACAAAAAATCATATCCATTTGAATTTTCAACTGTTGAAATGCCATACGAGACTTACAATGGGGTAAATGTAAGGCTTAG GTACGTTTTGAAAGTGACTATCAGTCGTAACTACgtcaacaacattgttgaatatcAAGATTTAGTG GTTCATAACTATACGCCGCTTCCACCGATCAATAACAGCATTAAG ATGGAAGTTGGAATTGAAGATTGCCTGCACATTGAGTTCGAGTACAGCAAAAGCAA GTATCATTTGAAGGATGTGATTATAGGcaaaatatattttcttcttgtgAGAATCAAGATTAAGAATATGGAGCTTGAAATACGGCGGCGAGAATCAACAGGATCAGGTCAAAATACGTATGTTGAGACCGAGACCCTTGCGAAGTATGAATTGATGGATGGTGCTCCAGTCAGAG GGGAGTCTATTCCAGTCAGACTGTTTTTGAGCCCATACGAGCTGACACCTACATACCGCAACATTAACAACAAGTTCAGTGTGAAATACTACTTGAACCTTGTTCTTGTAGACGAAGAGGACAGACGGTATTTCAAGCAGCAAGAAATTAACGTATTTCGCCTCTTGGAAATATCTTAA
- the LOC113325076 gene encoding uncharacterized protein LOC113325076: MNDAVEKGQIHGFKVTDTGSVISHLQFADDTLISIDANADEVTRLFIILSVFETLTGMKLNLDKNTMVSVGDDEALEILVKELGCRSEKLPIKYLGLPIGASFRCTSVWEVVIERMQKKLATRKKKYLNKAGRLILIKSCLASLHVYFISLFHLPVSIEKRMVKLMRNFFWGDVEGKKKVAWVSWIKVCLPKKNGGLGVKSLRVTNKALLAKWVWRYTRKKLHYGEELCNKN, encoded by the coding sequence ATGAACGATGCTGTGGAGAAGGGACAAATTCATGGCTTTAAAGTGACTGATACAGGTAGTGTAATATCTCATCTTCAATTTGCAGATGATACACTTATATCTATTGATGCTAATGCTGATGAGGTCACTAGATTATTTATTATTCTATCAGTTTTTGAAACTCTTACTGGCATGAAGTTGAACCTAGATAAAAACACTATGGTTAGTGTAGGGGATGATGAAGCTTTGGAAATTTTGGTTAAGGAGTTGGGCTGTAGATCGGAGAAATTGCCAATAAAGTATCTAGGACTTCCTATTGGTGCTAGTTTTAGATGTACTTCTGTTTGGGAAGTTGTTATCGAGAGAATGCAAAAGAAGTTGGCCACTCGGAAGAAGAAATATCTTAACAAAGCTGGGAGATTGATTCTCATTAAAAGTTGTCTTGCTAGTCTTCATGTTTACTTTATCTCCTTATTTCATCTGCCTGTGAGTATTGAGAAGAGAATGGTTAAGCTTATGAGGAACTTTTTTTGGGGAGATGTGGAAGGTAAGAAGAAGGTGGCTTGGGTTTCTTGGATCAAAGTATGTCtgcctaagaaaaatggaggtcTTGGTGTGAAAAGTTTGAGGGTTACTAACAAAGCTCTTCTTGCAAAATGGGTGTGGAGATACACTAGAAAAAAACTGCATTATGGGGAAGAATTGTGCAACAAAAACTAA